The genomic DNA TTCACTATAATAGGGGTTCAAGACCAGGTGCATGGACATATCTCGACACCCATGCATCCCGTAAAGTTGCAGCCATTCTTCAAGTGTTGTGTTTCCCGGCAGACCGGGAAGATCTACGAAAATTACATCAAATTGATCCGATTCCTTGTGCAGGAGAGCGAAGTCCTCCCGGGTGATTATTTCTCGAAAAGCGAGGCCGCTCAATTCAGCATAATGTTTAAGCACCAAACGACCTTTGCCTCGTCCTCCGTCCGCTGTCGCCAGACAGATGCGGGTCCGTGGATGATTTTTTTTGAATTGGAGGGCAAGGCGAACAAGACTGGTTGTTTTTCCTGCGCCGCCGGGACCGGTGAATGCCTGAAATTTGGCGGTCCAGTGTTTTTGCTCGAAAGGAGTCGCTTTGAGTAACGGGTCCAGTGCCGCCATGATCGACCGCTTTGGTTCGTCTCGAAGCGCACAGTAGAGGCGAGCCAAGACCTTTTCGTTGACGTCTTCGCGCTCCAGATACTCCAAGGCAATTTTTTGTTTTGGAGACAAACGGTTGAGTTCTATTTGCGGTTTCATCAAGGCCATGATCTGGCTTTTGATCTGGCTCCATTCCCTTTGCCAGCCTGCGGAATCCTGCAAGGCTTCGTCAACAACGTCGTCACGAGTCTGTTTTGATGAGGAGGACGAGGGCGTGTGGTCAATTGCCGCAACAACTTCACAACATTTGCATCCGTTGTCCGTGATTGTTTCGTTTGACAAGATTACTGCGTCTTCACCAAGGTCTGCCTTGACTTTGGCAAAAGCGGCGGTGGTTGTTGCGGCTCGGAATGTTTTCATTCTCATACGACGATCCTAGATTTCAACGGTTGCGGCTGACTGAATTTTGACATCTGCGGGGATTTCTGCCTGAGAAACGACAGGGAGTGTCGGAATGAATCTGGTGAGTAACTGGGCCAGTTGCGACCGAAGCTGTGGCGTGACCAATAGAATGGGTTGGCCATCTGCGACCATGGCGTCCTCTGTGGACTTGTTGATAGCCTGGATGAGCTGTTGTGCGACACCCGGTTCCAGCGCAAGGTATCCTCCTTGTTCGGCGGGGCGCATCGCATTATGCAGTATTTCGTCCACTTGCGGGCTCATGGTAATGATGGGCAGTGCTCCGTCTTCCCCCATGTAGGGCTTGACGATGGTTCGGCCCATCTTGGCCCGGACGTACTCCGTCAATTGAACTGGGTCCTGCGTGGCGGTGCCGTAATCGGCAAGGGTTTCAACTATCGTGAGCAGATCGCGAATGGAGACATTCTCCTGGACAAGGGCTTGAAGGACTTTTTGGACGCCACCAATGGTGAGGACCGCCGGGACGAGGCTTTCCACGGCCTTGGGTGCCCGTTTCGACAGGTTATCCAGCAGTTCCTGTGTCTCTTGACGTCCGAGGAATTCATGCAGATTGCGCCTGAAGACTTCGGTCAAATGCGTGGCGATGACGGTTGAAGGATCAACCACAGTATAGCCAGCCAGCATGGCCTCTTCTTTTTGGGCTTCTGGAATCCAGACTGCGGGAAGGTTGAAGGCCGGTTCAACGGTCTCGACACCTTCGATTCGTTGTTTGGCATCACCTGGGTCCATGGCCAGATAGTGGTCAATGAGCAGTTCGGCACTGGCAACGGGGTTGCCTTTGATGAGAACGCGGTATTCTCCGGGTTTGAGCTGGAGGTTATCTCTCAAATGCAATGAGGGAACGACCACGCCCATGTCCAGAGCGAATTGCCGGCGAATGGAGCGGATTCGTGAAAGCAGATTGCCGTTTTGCTCTTCATCGACCAGGGGAATAAGTCCGTATCCAACCTCAAGTTCCAATTGGTCGAGCGGAAGCAAGGCTTGGACTTCTTCGGGAGTATCGAGTGTCGGAGTGTTCTTGGGAGTGATTTCTTCAATACCACCGCCCATTTCTTGTTGTTGTTTCGAAGAGAGATGTCCGACGGTGTAGGTAATGACGGCCAGGGTCAGGAATGGCAGAGTGGGCATTCCCGGAACAATGCCAAATATGACCAGAATACATGAGACCAGTTTGAGCGCGCGGTGATGGAATGACAACTGGCCGATGAATTCTTCACCCATTTTGGCTTCGGCTGCCGCGCGGGAAACAATGATACCGGCCGAGGTGGAAATGATGAGGGATGGAATCGTGGATACGAGCCCATCACCGATGGTCAACAAGGTGTATGTCTGGGCTGCCTGCATCCATTGCATGTCTTTTTGAATGATGCCGATGAGGATGCCGCCGATAATGTTGATGCAGGTAATCATGAGACCGGCGGTAACGTCTCCTGAAACGAATTTCCCGGCACCGTCCATGGCTCCGTAGAAATCGGCTTCGCGGCGCATCTTGTCGCGACGTTGTGTGGCCTCTTCTTCATCGATCAGTCCGGCATTGAGATCCGCCTCAATCGCCATTTGTTTTCCTGGCATGGCGTCCAGGGTAAAACGGGCGGCGACTTCGGCAATACGAGTGGTACCAGTGACAATGACTGTTTTGTTGAGAATAAACAAAATCATGAAAATAACGATACCAACCAAATAGTTACCGCCAACGACAAATTCTCCGAAACTTTGAATGACCGACCCCGCTGCGGACGTTCCCTCGTCGCCGTGTAACAGGATGGCTCGGGTTGTGGCCACGTTTAGTGCCAGCCGAAGTAAGGTGGTCACCAAAAGGAGTGAAGGGAAAATGGAAAATTCAAGCGGGGAGGTCATGAACATGGAGGTCACCAAAATAACCAGCCCAAGAGAAATGGAAATGGAAAGCATGAAGTCAATGAACGGTGTCGGCAGGGGAATCAGCATCACAAAAAGGATGGTGACAACGCCGCCGGCCAGCAAGATATCTCCCTGTTTGGAGAATTTGGCGTAATTGATTTGTGGAATTACTGTTTTATCGGAAGGCTGAGCCATGTTTTTGACACCTTTTGTAGAATATTCGCAGAGGGGCCGAAGAAGGTGTTCACTGTCTGTAAGTGCCTACCGATTCTTGAATCTTTCCAGTTTTGCCAGAATCGCGGCCACAGCTTGAAACAGTTCCTCCGGGATTGTTTCCCCGATCTCTACCTGTTTATACAAAGCCTGTGCCAAGGGGACGTTTTGTTGGAGAGGAATGTTGTTTTCTCGAGCGACTTCCTTGATGCGTTCAGCGACCTTGTTCATGCCCTTGGCCAGAACCAACGGCGCGGGAGCGACCAATGGATCATATTGCAAGGCAACGGCATAATGTGTGGGGTTGGTAATGACCACGTCCGCCTTGGGGATATCCTGAAACATCCGCGACGTCATCATTTCCATCATTTTATTACGTTGTTGCATTTTGACTTTCGGGTCACCTTCCATTTGTTTCCGTTCGTCTTGCACTTCATCCTTCGACATCTTGATTTGTTCTTCGTAGTTCCACCGTTGGTAGACGAGGTCTGCTATTGCAATGATGAGCATGGGGATGAGCGCATAGCAGGTCATTTTGTATCCGGCGGACAGGATGAAGACAATAACCCCATAGGTGCTCGCATGGAATAGCGGAAGCAGGTTGGGCAATTCCTGTTTTATGACAATGTACGGGGCGATGCCGACAGCCACGGCCTGGAGAATGCTTTTCCCGAGATTGATGACTGTTTCCGGACTGAGAAACATTTTTTTGAGACCATTTACCAGGTTGAACATCTTGGCAAATTTGGGCGTCATTGGTTTCATTGTCCACAGAGAACCGACTTGCAGCCGTCCGGTGAGCCATGCCATGAAAGCCACAAACAGGAGAATGGGCATGGCCAGAATCGCCATTCGATGAATACCCCAGGTGAACAGGGTATATGCGGAGTTCTTGTCCACATCCCAATAAATGGCTTCAGTAAATGTCCATCTATAAATTTCAATAAATTCAGAATGATAAAAGTTTATCATGACCCGCATGGCAATAACGCCAGCGAGCAAAACCATGACTTTGCTGATTTCCTGCCCTTTGGCGACGTTGCCGTCTTCGCGTTGCTTTTCTCGCCGTTTTTCAGAGGCTTTTTCGGTTTTACTTGGATCGTCTTGGCCTATCATGAGTGCATTCCCTTAGTTCCCGACCAATCCATATTTCATGACGGTTTCATACATGGTGGTCAGTGTTTGCAGGAAATCGCCGACATAGGCGGACATGAGGGTGAAGATAAACCCGAGAAAGAAAAATCCCACAGTGATTTTAATGGGAAAACCGAGGATAAGTACATGCATTTGCGGGGCGACTCGTGAGATGAGTGCCAACGAAAGATCAACCAGAAAGAGCGAAGCCATGACCGGAGCAGCGATTTTGATCGCCAGGGTGAACATCAGGTTGGAAAATTCGAAAATGCTGTTGGCCAGATGTGCGTTGAGTAGGAGTCCGCCCGGGGGAATGTGTTCGAAACTCATGCCTACGGCTTGCAGCAGGTACAGGTGCCCATTGAGGACCAGAAATGTCAGCATGGTGCACATGTAGAGAAAATGGGCAGAAACGGCGTTACTTGTGCCAGTGATTGGGTCCACAACATTGACCATGGCAAATCCCATTTGGAAACCGATGATTTGTCCGCCGAGTTGGACGGCAGCGAACAAAAAATTGACGATCAAACCGAGGACCAGTCCCAGGATCAGTTCGCCGATGAACATGATAACGATATTCCACCCCGTCGGCATCAGCGATCCGGGAAAGGAAAGTTGCGGCCAGACTGCCAGTGTCAGGACAATAACCAGCGCAGCCTTGATTGTTTTCGGAATGGAATTCCCGCCAAAAAAAGGCAAAAGAAAAAGGACGACGCTCAGACGGAAAAACGTCAAAAGGAGACTGAGCATGTCGCTCGGGTTGAATCCGAAAATAGCCATATGTCACTCGATGCAAAACCTGAACCAGATGCCGATTGGCTCAGGAAAGCAGTTCAAAAAAACAAGCCCTTTTGGAAGATTGAATTCCAGAAGGGCTTGATGGATTCACGAAGTCGGGTCCGTTAGTTGAGAATATACCGTTTCGGATTGACCGGAACGCCGTTCAAACGGACCTCGTAATGGAGGTGGGGACCGGTGCTGCGTCCCGTTGATCCGACATAGCCGATTAATTCACCTCGGGTGACTTCCTGGCCTTTCTTGATGGCAATGCGGTACATATGTGCATACCGCGTCATCAGGCTGGAATTGTGTCGCAACTGGACACTCAGTCCGTAGGAACCGTCTCTTCCAGAGAAAATGATGGACCCGCGAGCCGGAGCATAAATCGGGGTACCACGAGGAGCCGAGATATCAATCCCTTTGTGAAACTCCCGTTTGCCCGTAAAGGGTGAAGTCCGCCACGCAAAGGGTGAAGTGACCCAACCAGAAGTTGGCCAAATGGACGGTGTCGCTTCCAGAATGTTTTTGTTGCTGCGCAAGGTGTGCATGATTTCTTGCTGGTGCACCTCTTCGAGCCGAGCTTCAACATTCAATTGACGAAGGAATTCGTGCATCTTGCGAGCGAGTAGCTCCTGACGATATAAGGGAAGATAGCCCTTGGAAAAATCTTCGTTGGTCGATCCTCCCTTAGGGGCGGCGGCTTGTCCTTCTCCCTGGTCCAAGTTGATCATGACCCGCAGCTTTGAATCAAAGTCGCGGATACGGCTCAGGTTTTTTTGAAGTGTTGCTATTTTCTGCGAAAGACTCAAGAGCTGTGTCTTTTGTTCCTGAACGGTTTTTTCCGCTATGTTCAGGCCTTTTTCAACTCGGGTGTGCTCGGCGTACTTATTCCATAAAATAACATTCCCGGTGGCCATTCCGACCATCAGGAAGAAGAGTGTAACGACAAGCCAGCCACGAAGCTGAAATTTTTTGCAGGAACCTTGTTTGTCTTTGAAGACAACTATATGGTATTTTCTGAAAAGCATCGCCTTTCCAGTGAGTTATAAATTGTGGAAAGATATAAAAATGTAGCTTGAAGTAGTTTTAGTCTAGACTTTTTTACTTGTCAAGTCAACCTGTTGGCGAGTTATGGCATTGAAGATATTGTTTTTTATTCTTTTATCATTGCGCCAGAGCGTGCGAAGCCAATCGTGTATTTCATCTCTTTGGGTCTCGCCATTTGATGGGCAGATATTTTCCCATATTGGAAGTTTCCATTGTTTTGCCGCCTTGATAACGGTTTTTTTGTCGAGCAGCATGGTCGGTCTGATGACTCTCAATGTCCCGTCAAAAAAAGGTTCGTTGGCCGAAAGTCCGGCAACGCGTCCATTTTGGGCGATATTCATGAAAAAGGTCACCACATTATCATCGGCGTTATGGCCAAAGGCGAGGTGCGACAGGTTGTAATCTCTGCACAGTTCGAAAAGCCGTTTTCTTCGATGCATACTACAATAGAAACATGGCGAGTTCTTTCTATTTTCATCGGAATGAGCGCGTGGGCCAAAGTCGGTCAGTTCGATATGGGCGGGAACGCCATTGGTGGCGCACCAGTCCACGAGCGGCGTATGCGAGGTCGGATCGAAGCCAGGGTTGATATGGAGAACCATCAATTCTACCGGAAAGGGCATGATCGCCTGCCGGATGAGCATGACCTTGAGCATGAGAAAACTGTCAACGCCGCCGGAAATGGCAAGACCGATTCGGGCGCCCGCTGTTGTCATTTCGGTTTTCTGCATGAGTTTGCCGGTGGCGGAAACACATTTTTTTTGCGCAAAGGTGAGTTTACCCCATGAAGCCATCTATTTTTCTCCTGCCGGTTTTGTTATGTAGAGCGAACCAGCTCTGCCAGATAGAGTATTCTCCCTTGACTTGCAAGGGCTCCTGGGGCAATTTAACGAGCTTTGCGATCGAACGTGGCGATGGAGCGGTCTTTTTTCATGGCTATAACGGGTTCCTTGCGGAGGGATGCCTGATTTGAAACGACGGGTGTTTTTCGCAGTCATAGTGCTTGTGATCGGCGTGGCGGGCGGCGCATACTGGTATACATCCATGAGAAGTACCACGGCGTCTGTTTCTCAATGGTTGTCCCGGTCCCTTGACCAGGTTGACTCGATTCATGTGCAGACACCAGGCGAAACGTATATTCTGAAAGCCGTTGATGACGGCTGGGAGATACATGTTCCTGGGGGGTCCTGGAATATCAAGGCTCGGGCGTTGACCGGGCGTGTGTTGGCATACGAATCCCTGCTTGTCGATCTGGATCCCCGTCGATCCATTGGTGATCTTGACTCGGTCGGAGACCAATACGGGCTTGATGCCCCTGATTTGAAGGTTCTTCTTTCGTTCGGGGAAAAGGGCGGAGAGCCGTTGACAATTCGATTGACGTCAGGCGCGTCCGGCGTGGTGTACGGATGGAATTCGGAAAATCCGGCGTTGGTCTACGAATTTGATACCCAATTTTTTCAGGAATTGTTGCAGCCGGCGGTCAATTTTTTCGATACCCGGGTTTTTGCCTTTGAAGAACAGGCTATTCATCGTATTCAGTTAGTGCAGCCTTTCGGGTCCAGTTGGTTGGTCGAACTGTCCAAGCAGGGGTATACGTTTTCGCTGCCCGGATACCTCAAGGGCAAGAGCGCGTCCGATTCAAAAATCAAATTGTATATACACGCCTTGGCCCTGCTTCGGGCCGGCACGTTGATTCTTGATCCTGTGGTGGCGGAAAAGCAGATGGCGGCATTGACCATTCGCTTGTGGAATTCTCAAAGTGAAACACCACATTCTGTGGAATTTTATACTATTAAGGACGATCCAAAACACTATTTGGGACGGTCGTCCTGGCTGACAGTGCCGTTTTTGCTCGACGTCAACAGTGTCAGCCAATTGGTTCGTAGTGCATTTGATGTTCAGGGCAGAAGCGTTTTTTCTTTGGAAATAGGTGATGTCGCCACGATGGTTATTGACCATGGGAAAAAACGGTATGTGGTTGAGCGTAATGACACCGGGTGGCATGTGCGAGGTCGGGAAAAAAACATCCCCGGCATTGACATGTCGCTCTGGCGATTTACTGAATTACAGTTCGAGGCATTGCCGTTGAACAACCTGTCGGCATCGGCTGTGAAGTTGATGCAGTGTCAGCTTTTTGATGAAGGCGGGCAGGTGCTGAACGCAATGACGTTTTATGCTGATCCGAAACTCCCGCAGGGACAGTGCTGGATACAGAATGGTGATGGGATGTATTATCCTGTTTCCGGGCGATTGCTCAAAGATCTGCAAGGCATGTTCCCGGCCGGTCATGTGAAATAATTTGGAAGTATCGCTTCACAACGAAGTAAGGAGAATAGAATGGCACGTATTACTGTTGAAGATTGTTTGGAAAAAGTGGGCAATCGTTTTCTCATTACCCAGATGGGGATCAAAAGAGTCAAGCAGTACCGCGAAGGGTACAAGCCTCTGGTGGAATCTCGTAATAAGGAAGTGGTCAGTTCTTTACGTGAAATCGCAGCGGGCAAGGTCGTTCCTGACGGATATATTCCCGAAGCGAATATTGATGATTCATCTGAGGATTTTTAAG from Pseudodesulfovibrio sp. JC047 includes the following:
- a CDS encoding flagellar biosynthesis protein FlhF is translated as MRMKTFRAATTTAAFAKVKADLGEDAVILSNETITDNGCKCCEVVAAIDHTPSSSSSKQTRDDVVDEALQDSAGWQREWSQIKSQIMALMKPQIELNRLSPKQKIALEYLEREDVNEKVLARLYCALRDEPKRSIMAALDPLLKATPFEQKHWTAKFQAFTGPGGAGKTTSLVRLALQFKKNHPRTRICLATADGGRGKGRLVLKHYAELSGLAFREIITREDFALLHKESDQFDVIFVDLPGLPGNTTLEEWLQLYGMHGCRDMSMHLVLNPYYSEAQFERFFEKYKSEQLASVIWTKLDEACTFGAVLNMACASGLPVSALSYGASLKNSIKAASEEMVWRLLFMRTLPNGDIQP
- the flhA gene encoding flagellar biosynthesis protein FlhA yields the protein MAQPSDKTVIPQINYAKFSKQGDILLAGGVVTILFVMLIPLPTPFIDFMLSISISLGLVILVTSMFMTSPLEFSIFPSLLLVTTLLRLALNVATTRAILLHGDEGTSAAGSVIQSFGEFVVGGNYLVGIVIFMILFILNKTVIVTGTTRIAEVAARFTLDAMPGKQMAIEADLNAGLIDEEEATQRRDKMRREADFYGAMDGAGKFVSGDVTAGLMITCINIIGGILIGIIQKDMQWMQAAQTYTLLTIGDGLVSTIPSLIISTSAGIIVSRAAAEAKMGEEFIGQLSFHHRALKLVSCILVIFGIVPGMPTLPFLTLAVITYTVGHLSSKQQQEMGGGIEEITPKNTPTLDTPEEVQALLPLDQLELEVGYGLIPLVDEEQNGNLLSRIRSIRRQFALDMGVVVPSLHLRDNLQLKPGEYRVLIKGNPVASAELLIDHYLAMDPGDAKQRIEGVETVEPAFNLPAVWIPEAQKEEAMLAGYTVVDPSTVIATHLTEVFRRNLHEFLGRQETQELLDNLSKRAPKAVESLVPAVLTIGGVQKVLQALVQENVSIRDLLTIVETLADYGTATQDPVQLTEYVRAKMGRTIVKPYMGEDGALPIITMSPQVDEILHNAMRPAEQGGYLALEPGVAQQLIQAINKSTEDAMVADGQPILLVTPQLRSQLAQLLTRFIPTLPVVSQAEIPADVKIQSAATVEI
- the flhB gene encoding flagellar biosynthesis protein FlhB; its protein translation is MIGQDDPSKTEKASEKRREKQREDGNVAKGQEISKVMVLLAGVIAMRVMINFYHSEFIEIYRWTFTEAIYWDVDKNSAYTLFTWGIHRMAILAMPILLFVAFMAWLTGRLQVGSLWTMKPMTPKFAKMFNLVNGLKKMFLSPETVINLGKSILQAVAVGIAPYIVIKQELPNLLPLFHASTYGVIVFILSAGYKMTCYALIPMLIIAIADLVYQRWNYEEQIKMSKDEVQDERKQMEGDPKVKMQQRNKMMEMMTSRMFQDIPKADVVITNPTHYAVALQYDPLVAPAPLVLAKGMNKVAERIKEVARENNIPLQQNVPLAQALYKQVEIGETIPEELFQAVAAILAKLERFKNR
- the fliR gene encoding flagellar biosynthetic protein FliR, translated to MAIFGFNPSDMLSLLLTFFRLSVVLFLLPFFGGNSIPKTIKAALVIVLTLAVWPQLSFPGSLMPTGWNIVIMFIGELILGLVLGLIVNFLFAAVQLGGQIIGFQMGFAMVNVVDPITGTSNAVSAHFLYMCTMLTFLVLNGHLYLLQAVGMSFEHIPPGGLLLNAHLANSIFEFSNLMFTLAIKIAAPVMASLFLVDLSLALISRVAPQMHVLILGFPIKITVGFFFLGFIFTLMSAYVGDFLQTLTTMYETVMKYGLVGN
- a CDS encoding M23 family metallopeptidase; amino-acid sequence: MLFRKYHIVVFKDKQGSCKKFQLRGWLVVTLFFLMVGMATGNVILWNKYAEHTRVEKGLNIAEKTVQEQKTQLLSLSQKIATLQKNLSRIRDFDSKLRVMINLDQGEGQAAAPKGGSTNEDFSKGYLPLYRQELLARKMHEFLRQLNVEARLEEVHQQEIMHTLRSNKNILEATPSIWPTSGWVTSPFAWRTSPFTGKREFHKGIDISAPRGTPIYAPARGSIIFSGRDGSYGLSVQLRHNSSLMTRYAHMYRIAIKKGQEVTRGELIGYVGSTGRSTGPHLHYEVRLNGVPVNPKRYILN
- a CDS encoding tRNA 2-thiocytidine biosynthesis TtcA family protein, whose translation is MASWGKLTFAQKKCVSATGKLMQKTEMTTAGARIGLAISGGVDSFLMLKVMLIRQAIMPFPVELMVLHINPGFDPTSHTPLVDWCATNGVPAHIELTDFGPRAHSDENRKNSPCFYCSMHRRKRLFELCRDYNLSHLAFGHNADDNVVTFFMNIAQNGRVAGLSANEPFFDGTLRVIRPTMLLDKKTVIKAAKQWKLPIWENICPSNGETQRDEIHDWLRTLWRNDKRIKNNIFNAITRQQVDLTSKKV
- a CDS encoding DUF4340 domain-containing protein, with the protein product MPDLKRRVFFAVIVLVIGVAGGAYWYTSMRSTTASVSQWLSRSLDQVDSIHVQTPGETYILKAVDDGWEIHVPGGSWNIKARALTGRVLAYESLLVDLDPRRSIGDLDSVGDQYGLDAPDLKVLLSFGEKGGEPLTIRLTSGASGVVYGWNSENPALVYEFDTQFFQELLQPAVNFFDTRVFAFEEQAIHRIQLVQPFGSSWLVELSKQGYTFSLPGYLKGKSASDSKIKLYIHALALLRAGTLILDPVVAEKQMAALTIRLWNSQSETPHSVEFYTIKDDPKHYLGRSSWLTVPFLLDVNSVSQLVRSAFDVQGRSVFSLEIGDVATMVIDHGKKRYVVERNDTGWHVRGREKNIPGIDMSLWRFTELQFEALPLNNLSASAVKLMQCQLFDEGGQVLNAMTFYADPKLPQGQCWIQNGDGMYYPVSGRLLKDLQGMFPAGHVK
- the rpoZ gene encoding DNA-directed RNA polymerase subunit omega → MARITVEDCLEKVGNRFLITQMGIKRVKQYREGYKPLVESRNKEVVSSLREIAAGKVVPDGYIPEANIDDSSEDF